A section of the Phaseolus vulgaris cultivar G19833 chromosome 8, P. vulgaris v2.0, whole genome shotgun sequence genome encodes:
- the LOC137826291 gene encoding UBP1-associated protein 2B-like encodes MAKKRKLRSSDPEPAKPMEPQQQDQESGEQLDQQQQPNPEPTLEDPNTMAIDEPTEEQQQEQPIAEGEEVEEESEEQQEPETETLEEQPEPEALEAANLAEANGADEEGNTDEEDEDLSLEDEPVEKLLEPFTKEQLHALVKQAVERFPEFVDSVRQLADVDPAHRKIFVHGLGWDATAETLTSVFGKYGEIEDCKAVTDKVSGKSKGYAFILFKHKDDARKALKNPQKKIGNRTTSCQLASAGPVPAPPPNANPVSEYTQRKIFVSNVSAEIDPQKLLEFFKQFGEVEDGPLGLDKNTGKPKGFALFVYKSVESSKKALEEPHKNFEGHTLYCQKAVDGPKGNKGYHQYHHQQHSHHHHHHHHQPHYQRKEKNKYSSGGGGPSHGSGHLMAPSASAVGGFNPGVPAQGLNPALGQALTALLTNQGAGLGLGNLLGGLGGAPVNQTGPPAPYGNQPAMGYGNQPAMQQGYQNPQMGQISGVRPHPGAGAPYMGH; translated from the coding sequence ATGGCCAAGAAACGAAAGCTTCGATCCTCAGACCCTGAACCGGCCAAACCCATGGAGCCACAACAACAAGACCAAGAGTCAGGGGAACAACTCGACCAGCAACAACAACCCAACCCCGAACCAACCCTAGAAGACCCCAACACCATGGCCATCGACGAACCAACAGAGGAACAACAGCAGGAACAGCCAATCGCCGAAGGCGAAGAAGTGGAAGAGGAATCAGAGGAGCAACAGGAGCCAGAGACAGAAACCCTAGAAGAGCAACCGGAGCCGGAAGCCCTAGAAGCGGCGAACCTCGCCGAAGCCAACGGTGCTGATGAAGAAGGGAACACCGACGAGGAGGATGAGGATCTCAGTCTCGAAGATGAACCCGTGGAGAAACTTCTCGAACCCTTCACGAAGGAGCAGCTGCACGCTCTTGTGAAGCAGGCCGTTGAGAGGTTCCCTGAATTCGTCGACAGCGTCCGCCAGCTCGCCGATGTGGACCCTGCCCACCGGAAAATCTTCGTCCACGGCCTCGGCTGGGATGCCACCGCTGAAACCCTAACCTCCGTGTTCGGGAAATACGGCGAGATCGAGGACTGCAAGGCCGTCACCGACAAAGTCTCCGGCAAATCGAAGGGTTACGCTTTCATCCTTTTCAAGCACAAGGATGATGCTAGAAAGGCGCTGAAAAATCCCCAGAAGAAGATTGGAAACCGGACCACTTCTTGTCAGCTGGCCTCTGCTGGCCCTGTTCCGGCGCCCCCGCCGAATGCCAACCCGGTTTCTGAATACACGCAGAGGAAGATATTTGTGAGCAACGTGAGTGCTGAGATTGATCCCCAGAAACTTCTTGAATTCTTCAAGCAATTTGGGGAGGTTGAGGATGGTCCTCTTGGGCTCGACAAGAACACTGGGAAACCTAAGGGTTTTGCCTTGTTTGTTTATAAGTCTGTGGAGAGTTCCAAGAAGGCTTTGGAAGAACCTCATAAGAATTTTGAGGGCCATACTCTGTATTGTCAGAAGGCTGTCGATGGTCCCAAGGGGAACAAGGGGTATCATCAGTATCACCATCAGCAGCATTCTCATCATCACCACCATCACCATCATCAGCCTCATTATCAGAGAAAGGAGAAGAACAAGTATTCCTCTGGTGGTGGTGGGCCGTCCCATGGCAGTGGTCATCTGATGGCTCCCTCGGCGTCTGCTGTGGGGGGTTTCAACCCCGGAGTGCCGGCTCAAGGGTTGAATCCTGCTCTTGGACAGGCGCTGACCGCTTTGCTTACTAACCAGGGAGCTGGTTTGGGTCTTGGAAATCTGCTTGGAGGGCTTGGTGGTGCCCCCGTTAACCAGACTGGGCCACCTGCCCCTTATGGGAATCAGCCTGCAATGGGATATGGGAACCAGCCAGCAATGCAGCAGGGATACCAGAATCCTCAAATGGGTCAGATCAGTGGTGTCAGACCCCACCCTGGTGCTGGCGCTCCTTATATGGGTCATTAG